In Gammaproteobacteria bacterium, the following are encoded in one genomic region:
- the lepB gene encoding signal peptidase I, producing the protein MGKLRITGTLIAALAGGVAARWTYQRLARFEISEVSMAPTLRPGDRVLTWERTPRRGDIVVFEHPTKPGFWLVKRIIGLPEEHVAIRNGNVFVDGSVLEEPWAKEPTGPEADWRLGAHEAIVLGDARHLSAGDSRQLGPLPVDALLHTVIARYWPDPARIA; encoded by the coding sequence ATGGGAAAGCTGCGCATCACGGGCACATTGATTGCCGCCTTGGCCGGCGGCGTCGCGGCGCGCTGGACTTATCAGCGCCTCGCCCGCTTCGAGATCAGTGAAGTCTCGATGGCACCGACGCTCCGTCCGGGCGATCGAGTCTTGACATGGGAGCGGACTCCGAGGCGGGGAGACATCGTCGTATTCGAACATCCGACCAAGCCCGGCTTCTGGCTCGTGAAACGGATCATCGGCCTGCCTGAAGAGCACGTTGCGATACGAAACGGCAATGTGTTCGTCGACGGCTCGGTCCTCGAGGAACCCTGGGCCAAAGAACCGACAGGGCCGGAGGCAGACTGGCGTCTCGGCGCTCACGAGGCCATCGTCTTGGGCGACGCCCGGCATCTCTCCGCCGGTGACAGCAGACAGCTCGGACCCCTTCCCGTCGATGCGCTGCTCCACACAGTGATCGCACGGTACTGGCCTGACCCGGCGAGGATCGCATGA